CCGCCACAGCGCCACCAGCACCACCGCGACACCCACCTGCAGGACGAACAGCCAGACCTGGGACGGAACGAGGTCCTGCCACGACCGGGCGCTCGTGCTGCCGGGCTCGGGGAGGTCCGGGATCAGCCAGACCACCGGGGCGCCGGCGTCCATCAGGTTCATGGCCAACGCGGCGTTGCCCTCGTCGTCCAGGTGCTCGTTGGTCAGCGGCGCGCCGGCGCCCAGCACGGTGACGGTGCGCTCGCCGTCCTGGATCCGTACGAGGCGGGGCATGCCGTCGCTGAGGTAGCACCGGGCGGCGTCGGGCGGGGCGAGGTAGACCTCCGACAGCCCGAAGTGGACGTCGCCGGCGCGGACGGCGGCGTCGAGGCCGCAGCTCGGCGGGGCGACCTTCTCGAAGGAGCGCGTCGCCGGCTCCACCCGGGGCGCCAGCGCGTTCAGGGTGTCCTGGGAGGGCTCGACGAGCAGCAGGTTCGCCCGGGTGGCGCGCAGGGACGCCAACTCCTCCTCCGTCAGACGCTCCGATTGCACGATCATGAGCAGCGTTCCGGGCGCGGCGGCCTCGAGCGCGTCGCCGGCGTTCCGGACCGTCCGCACCGAGGAGTCGCGCCGTTCGAAGATCTCGGCGAGCGCCCGGGAACCGCCCTGGCTCGGCGACTCCGGATCGAGGTACTGCGC
The DNA window shown above is from Thermomonospora umbrina and carries:
- a CDS encoding DUF4350 domain-containing protein, which codes for MTAPAPASGARTAVPTAGQVAGRRWRSSRAVVFVLLALVALAVAIAAMQPSVEAQYLDPESPSQGGSRALAEIFERRDSSVRTVRNAGDALEAAAPGTLLMIVQSERLTEEELASLRATRANLLLVEPSQDTLNALAPRVEPATRSFEKVAPPSCGLDAAVRAGDVHFGLSEVYLAPPDAARCYLSDGMPRLVRIQDGERTVTVLGAGAPLTNEHLDDEGNAALAMNLMDAGAPVVWLIPDLPEPGSTSARSWQDLVPSQVWLFVLQVGVAVVLVALWRMRRFGPVVAEALPVVVRSAETVEGRSRLYRAHRARGRAAEALRAGARDRLVPLLGLPRGAAQDPAMAQEIVSAVAQRSRWDEHVIGGALYGPEPVDDVQLVGLTDFLDDLERQVRQS